From the Salana multivorans genome, the window CCCGCCGGCCTCCGCGTACCCGCCCGCCGGCCCCGGTGGCTACCAGGCCGGTACCCCCGCCCCCGGCTACGGCCCGCAGGACGGCTTCCCGCCGCCCCCGCCCGTCTCCGGCTACGGCGCCGTCCCGCCCGCCGCCGACCCCAACGACATCGGTCAGTCGCTCGGCTGGGCCTGGCGCAAGTTCTCCGAGAACGCCGGCGCGCTCATCGTCTCGCACCTGCTGTGGGGCCTCGGCATCGGCGTCGTCGTCTGGATCATCGCACTCGTGGCGGTCCTCCCGTCCATGACGATCAACACCAGCACCGACGCCGGGTTCGCCGCCGCCGGCTCGCTCGGCATCGGCATGACGATCGTGCTCGGCATCGCGACGTTCGTCCTCGCCTCGCTCGCCCAGATCGGCCTCATCAACGGCTACCTGGCGATCACCGACGGCCGCAAGGTCGCGATCGGCGACTTCTTCAAGTTCCGCAACGTCGGCCAGGCCCTGATCCTCGGCCTCATCGTGGGTGTCGCCGCCGGTCTCGTGTCCTTCACCTACATCGGCTACTACGTCGTGCTGTTCTTCACGATCTACGCCATGTTCTTCGTGATCGACCGCAGCCAGAGCTTCCAGGACGCGCTCAAGAACAGCGCGCAGCTCGCGCTCAAGTTCGTCGTGCCGACGATCCTCATCCTCCTCATCGTCGGTCTCGTCGCCCCGCTCGGCGCGATCGTCTGCTTCATCGGTCTCCTCGTGACGATGCCGTGGGCCTACCTCGCGCTCACCTACCAGTACCGCCGCCTCACGGGCGGCTACGTCGCTCCCTGAGCGCCATCGCATGACGACGCCAGAGGATCCCTACGGCGCACCGCCGCCGCCCGGTCCGTACGGCAGCCCGAGCCAGCCGGGTCCCTCAGGGGGCCCGGCTGGTCCGTCTCTGCCACCCCTTCCAGCTGACCGACCCGTGCTCGACGCCGTCGGCGACGGCGTCGGCTTCGTGTCGGGCCCGCCGGTCGGCCGGTTCGCCGGCCCGCCGGGCGTCGTCCCCGTGTCGGCGACGCGGGCCGTGTCCGACGCGCTGAGCATGTTCCCGCGCGGCGTCGGCACGCTGTGCGGGCTGGTCGCGGTCGTCTGGGTGGCGCTCGCGGCGCTCAGCCTCCCGCTCCGGCTTCTCACCGGCGACCCCGGGTTCCTCGCCAACGGCGCGGTGCTCCTCGGCACGTGGTCCGGCTGGCGCACCTACCTCGTCGGTGCCGCCGCGATGCTGCTCTCCGGGCTCGTCACGGGCGTCCTCACGCTCCTCCTCGCGCGCGGCGCGCTCCGGGTGGTGCGGACGGGTGCCCTGCGGTTCGCTGACTGCTGGTCGCTGCCGCGCGGCTGGTTCGGCTACGCCGGCGTGATCGCCGTGCTCACCCTGCTGCCGGCGCTCGCGCCGGCGTCGAGCACGTCGCCCGTCTCGGTGTCGTCGGCCGTCGCCCTGGTCTGCCTGGTCGCGTCGCTCGGGCTGGCGTTCGCGCCGTTCGCGCTCTCGGACGACCCCGGCCGGGCCGGTGCCGCGATCGGCGCCTCCCTCCGTCTCGTCCGGGAGAACCTCGGCCAGACGCTCCTGCTGGCGCTGCTCTGCCTCGTGGTCCTCGCGCTGGGTGCCCTGGCGTGCTTCGTCGGCCTGGTGGTCGCGATCCCGGTGGCCGTGACCGCCTACGCCCGGCTCTACGTCGCGATCCGCGGCGAGGAGGTCGTCATCGTCTGACGGCGCCCCGGGCCCGCCGTGCGGCAAGCCCGCCGTGCGGCAAGCCCCGCCGCCGTCAGTCCCCGTCGCCGACCGTGACGAAGTCGACGAGCTCCTCGACGCGGCCGAGCAGCGCCGGCGACAGGTCGCGGTAGTCGCGGACCTGGCGCAGGATCCGGCGCCAGCCCTGCGCGACGTCGGCGGGGGAGCCGGTCGGCCAGCCCAGCGCCCGCAGCGTCCCGACCTTGATGTCGGTGCCGCGCGGCACGTCCGGCCACGCCCGCAGCCCGACCCGCTCGGGTCGCACGGCCTGCCAGACGTCGACGTACGGGTGGCCGAGCACGCGCACGTGCGCCGCGGCCGGTCCGAGAGCGCGCAGCGCGTCGTCGGCCAGACGCCGCTCCTTCGAGCCGGGCACGAGATGGTCGAGCAGGACGCCGGCCCGGCGGGTCGGCCCCGGCTGGAAGCCGGTGAGCACCTCGGCCAGGTGGTCGGCGCCCTCGAGCAGCTCGACGACGATCCCCTCCAGGCGCAGGTCGTCGCCCCAGACCTTCTCGACGAGCTCCGCGTCGTGCTTGCCCTCGACCCAGATCCGCGAGGCGCGGGCGACCCGCGCCCTCGCTCCCGCCACAGCGAGCGATCCCGACGCCGTCCGCGCACGCGGCGCCGACTCCGCCACCCGGGGCGGCCGGACCAGCCGGACGGGTGCCCCGTCGAGCCAGAACCCGGCGCCGAGCGCGAACGAGCGGCGACGCCCGGCGCGGTCCTCGAGCACGACGACGTCGCCGCCGTTCGTGCGCTCCAGCGCCATGATCTCGCCGACGAACCCGGTCGCGACGTCCTCGACCACGAGGCCGGGCACGGCGAGCTCGTCCCGCGTCGGCCGACGCGC encodes:
- a CDS encoding DUF3097 family protein; the protein is MTDRTLSFPGDPYGADVLAGGGRGQAADPRVRTGARRPTRDELAVPGLVVEDVATGFVGEIMALERTNGGDVVVLEDRAGRRRSFALGAGFWLDGAPVRLVRPPRVAESAPRARTASGSLAVAGARARVARASRIWVEGKHDAELVEKVWGDDLRLEGIVVELLEGADHLAEVLTGFQPGPTRRAGVLLDHLVPGSKERRLADDALRALGPAAAHVRVLGHPYVDVWQAVRPERVGLRAWPDVPRGTDIKVGTLRALGWPTGSPADVAQGWRRILRQVRDYRDLSPALLGRVEELVDFVTVGDGD